A single genomic interval of Stieleria maiorica harbors:
- a CDS encoding PSD1 and planctomycete cytochrome C domain-containing protein — protein sequence MPLTIQRLCIPSLMRHLLAVLLVAGTSNASTLATDDSRPPGSPDSPDSAGPDFNRLDFNRDVRPILAKHCFTCHGPDEDAREAGLRLDTQSGSRQDLGGYQAVQPGAADESELFLRVTSDDEDLRMPPSEGHPPLSESDIATLRRWIDSGGRYEVHWAFQAATEPPLPAVEHPDWCRGAIDRFVLHRMEQHGLSPGGDAEPVALIRRVYMDLLGTTPSPEEVRRFVSDTRPDAYEALVDRLLSAPEYGERFARPWLDLARYSDTNGYEKDRPRTIWPYRDWVIDAINADKPFDEFSVEQLAGDMLPDATRFQRIATGFHRNTMLNEEGGIDPLEFRFYAMVDRVATTGTVWMGLTTGCAQCHTHKYDPLTHTDYYAMMALMDNADEPELNADPQAVIEQRESLQQQIEKREQEIVDGVLLCDDADAALRGALETWLTERSDRVSNWTTVAPDQLESTMPTLTVLGDGAVLASGDATKRDVYTLTMPAIDSDRPVTAIRIEALAHPTLPAKGPGLAFYEGRRGDFFLSELDVSVGETPIAIAAGTTSVPGAKPGNGKTYPGNVFDGDGSTGWSIPGDAGQTHRLVIPLDPPTRLDQTWTLEMLFERHYVAGLGHFRIDVTTDANPQAMQISSDLQRELVQSKTSAAMSPDLKRALALEFMRGAPEMAAHRKPIEALRKQIPDDIRTLVMQERPATNPRITRRRHRGEYLQSKEVVQGAVPEFLGTGAYDAPTDRLELARWLVSDANPLVGRVTANRAWREFFGTGIVRTAGDFGTQSESPSHPDLIDYLDARLRDNSADGNRWSIKRLHREIVLSSTYRQAIGTPPATDPDNRLLSVFPYRRYDAERIRDAFLSASGLLSRKVGGPSVYPPQPLAVVQMAYGNAAWPTSTGADRFRRSLYTYSKRTAPFAAMTTFDAPSGELCIARRDSSTTPLQALTLLNDEMYLEIAAGLAEQAVRDANENNANPTPGQIAKQLFRRILVRSPSDGELDAIVAFYRSQTEHGQPWMLVARALMNTDEAITTP from the coding sequence ATGCCTCTTACGATCCAACGTCTTTGCATCCCGTCGTTGATGCGGCACCTCCTTGCGGTGCTACTGGTTGCCGGCACCTCGAATGCCAGCACACTTGCGACCGACGACTCGCGTCCGCCCGGCTCACCCGATTCGCCCGATTCGGCGGGTCCGGATTTCAACCGCCTGGACTTCAATCGGGACGTTCGGCCGATCCTTGCCAAGCACTGCTTCACCTGCCACGGGCCGGACGAAGACGCACGCGAAGCGGGTTTGCGATTGGACACCCAATCGGGATCACGCCAAGATTTGGGTGGTTACCAAGCGGTCCAACCCGGTGCCGCCGACGAGAGCGAGCTGTTCCTCCGCGTGACCAGCGACGACGAGGACCTGCGGATGCCGCCATCGGAGGGACATCCGCCGCTAAGCGAGAGTGACATCGCAACCCTGCGCCGCTGGATCGACTCCGGCGGCCGATACGAAGTCCACTGGGCTTTCCAAGCCGCGACCGAACCGCCGCTGCCGGCCGTGGAACACCCGGATTGGTGTCGTGGTGCGATCGACCGTTTCGTGCTTCACCGGATGGAACAGCACGGACTTTCCCCCGGCGGCGATGCCGAACCGGTCGCGCTGATCCGCCGCGTCTACATGGACTTGCTGGGCACCACGCCTTCCCCGGAGGAAGTCCGGCGGTTTGTGTCCGACACACGCCCCGACGCTTACGAGGCCCTGGTCGACAGGTTGCTGTCTGCACCGGAATACGGCGAACGATTTGCCCGCCCGTGGTTGGACTTGGCCCGATACAGCGACACCAATGGCTATGAAAAAGATCGCCCCCGTACGATATGGCCGTATCGAGATTGGGTGATCGATGCGATCAATGCCGACAAACCGTTCGATGAGTTTTCGGTCGAACAACTGGCCGGCGACATGCTTCCCGACGCCACGCGATTCCAACGCATCGCCACGGGATTTCACCGCAATACGATGCTTAATGAAGAAGGCGGCATCGACCCGCTGGAATTCCGTTTCTATGCCATGGTCGATCGCGTCGCGACGACCGGCACCGTTTGGATGGGATTGACGACCGGCTGCGCCCAATGCCACACGCACAAGTACGATCCGCTGACCCACACGGATTACTACGCGATGATGGCGTTGATGGACAATGCCGATGAACCGGAGCTGAATGCGGATCCCCAAGCGGTGATCGAGCAGCGTGAATCGCTGCAACAACAGATCGAGAAAAGGGAGCAGGAGATTGTCGACGGTGTGCTGCTTTGCGACGACGCCGACGCGGCCCTACGGGGAGCGTTGGAAACGTGGCTGACCGAACGCTCGGACCGAGTTTCCAACTGGACGACGGTCGCTCCCGATCAATTGGAATCAACCATGCCCACGTTGACGGTGCTCGGCGATGGGGCGGTGCTGGCTTCGGGCGATGCGACTAAACGCGATGTGTATACATTGACGATGCCGGCGATCGACTCGGACCGGCCGGTCACGGCGATCCGAATCGAGGCACTTGCGCACCCGACGCTGCCCGCCAAAGGTCCGGGGCTGGCGTTTTATGAAGGTCGGCGCGGTGATTTCTTCCTCAGCGAACTGGACGTGTCGGTCGGCGAAACCCCGATCGCGATCGCCGCCGGGACCACCTCCGTGCCGGGCGCCAAACCGGGCAACGGAAAAACGTATCCGGGCAACGTCTTTGACGGCGACGGATCCACCGGTTGGTCGATCCCCGGCGATGCCGGCCAAACCCATCGCCTGGTCATCCCGCTCGATCCGCCGACACGACTGGACCAGACGTGGACGCTGGAAATGTTGTTCGAACGTCATTACGTCGCCGGCTTGGGGCACTTCCGCATTGATGTGACGACCGACGCCAATCCCCAGGCGATGCAGATTTCCAGCGACTTGCAACGCGAGTTGGTTCAGTCCAAAACCTCGGCCGCGATGTCACCGGATCTGAAGCGAGCATTGGCCCTGGAATTCATGCGCGGCGCGCCGGAAATGGCCGCGCATCGCAAGCCCATCGAAGCCTTGCGCAAGCAGATCCCCGACGACATTCGGACCTTGGTGATGCAGGAGCGCCCGGCAACCAACCCGCGCATCACACGGCGTCGCCACCGCGGCGAGTACCTCCAATCCAAGGAGGTGGTCCAAGGGGCAGTGCCAGAGTTTCTCGGAACCGGGGCGTACGATGCCCCGACCGATCGCTTGGAACTGGCACGTTGGTTGGTCAGCGACGCGAACCCGCTGGTCGGACGGGTGACGGCGAACCGTGCGTGGCGTGAATTTTTCGGCACCGGCATCGTGCGGACCGCGGGCGATTTCGGCACGCAAAGCGAATCGCCCTCGCACCCCGACCTGATCGACTATCTGGACGCCCGCCTGCGAGACAATTCGGCCGATGGCAACCGCTGGTCGATCAAACGATTGCACCGTGAAATCGTCCTCTCGTCGACCTACCGCCAAGCGATCGGCACCCCACCGGCGACCGACCCCGACAACCGGCTGCTGTCCGTGTTTCCCTATCGCCGCTATGACGCCGAACGGATCCGCGACGCGTTTCTGTCGGCATCGGGATTGCTGAGCCGGAAAGTCGGCGGGCCCAGCGTGTACCCGCCGCAACCCTTGGCGGTCGTTCAAATGGCCTATGGAAACGCCGCCTGGCCGACGTCCACCGGGGCAGACCGATTCCGCCGCTCGCTGTACACATACAGCAAACGCACTGCACCGTTCGCCGCGATGACGACCTTTGACGCGCCGTCGGGCGAGCTGTGCATCGCCAGGCGTGATTCCAGCACGACACCGCTGCAAGCGTTGACGCTGCTGAATGACGAGATGTACCTGGAAATCGCCGCCGGGCTGGCCGAACAAGCCGTCCGTGATGCCAACGAAAACAACGCGAACCCCACGCCTGGGCAGATCGCCAAACAATTGTTCCGTCGCATCCTGGTCCGGTCGCCCAGCGACGGAGAACTGGATGCGATCGTTGCGTTTTACCGCAGCCAAACCGAACACGGTCAACCTTGGATGTTGGTCGCCCGGGCGTTGATGAATACCGACGAAGCAATCACCACACCATGA
- a CDS encoding hydantoinase B/oxoprolinase family protein produces MSLDTLSVCADVGGTFTDCLAVWTDSSGSSHSGCIKVLSTGLIRCRVVDVPDRTTVRIRIPDELLGGLSGRRLPDQFFRTAKLEWLVEGINHFVGQIAGHDSDTSTLSLVDVDAEVAGQLSAGDIVEIDCRREAPVLATHLLTGIPIDAPMPPMTARIGTTRGTNALLTRSGAAAGLVVTHGFGDVLRIGEQDRPELFDLALVKSPPLAESTLEIRARMDADGRERIAIDEAEIESGLQILRDAGVETLSICLMHAHMNPAHEIAVEQIARRVGFAEISRSSEVAPLIKLVSRAETTTLDAYLNPILSAYVGRVRRQFGGETCQLQLMTSGGNLVGHDEFRGRDSVLSGPAGGVVGLRHVAQQHRCVLAIGLDMGGTSTDVSRFDGQVGRRYSTRIADLRVMTPMMDIHTVAAGGGSICEFVGGRLVVGPTSAGAAPGPACYGRGGPLTVTDANLLLGRLRVDRFPFPLLPTASRQRIDHVASRMPSPPESIESLAEGFLDIAVTHMAEAVRAITTARGVDVRDHALVGFGGAAAQLICRVADALGIRQVVDHPRASVLSAVGMGVASSGRIETVGIYRRLDQVSAEEFQASADQLTRQTIDLLRQDQHGAVSTRLECDCRYVGTDSSIPLVVDDSPQPFLKALAERFHRGHQNRFGYRRDGHGIELVSLRCEATGDVSPADGPWLEGARLLGARLGDRSGGPETTEVFHRGRWRSFNLLDRDQLSAGDSIPPGSIVVSDQSTLIVEPNWQGVVCDDGTITLSPAALSDGAETANEELGGSDEAVQMEIVARRLQSIADAMGEVLRRTAVSVNVKERLDFSCAVFRGDGTLIANAPHVPVHLGAMGHTVRAIADAFPEMSPGDCYVSNDPYAGGSHLPDVTVVTPVFCEMERDSQPSFFVASRAHHAEIGGKTPGSMPPLAHSLAEEGVLIRGFALVRNGVSYEDELGQLLSSGPYPSRNVGENLADIHAQIAAGQEGARSLKQMSAELSLRHVQNMMDRLLDVAAESVVRWIDSLPTSEMHFKDTLDDGTVIAVQLMRQGDRLVIDFEGTSGVHPNGFNATPSIVSSAVLYVMRCFCDSNLPLCDGALRPIDLKLPPGLLSPPHSADPATCPAVVAGNVETSQRIVDVLLGAIGSADQNTPVFRSVAASQGTMNNVLIGDASFGYYETIGGGSGATVFGPGADGVHTHMTNTRITDPEVLESRLPIRLVEFSIRRGSGGTGKHRGGDGLVREFEFLRPLTVSLITSRRTTSPYGVFGGGAGLPGRNRLIPAGKAAVDLPSAATIEVGPGDRLRIETPGGGGWGDPKQSHGNAAG; encoded by the coding sequence ATGTCACTCGACACGCTTTCGGTTTGCGCCGATGTCGGTGGAACGTTTACGGATTGTTTGGCCGTTTGGACCGACTCATCCGGATCGTCTCATTCCGGTTGTATCAAAGTGCTTTCGACAGGGCTGATCCGATGCCGCGTTGTCGACGTGCCGGATCGCACGACGGTCCGAATCCGAATCCCCGACGAACTTCTGGGCGGACTGTCCGGTCGCCGATTGCCCGATCAGTTTTTTCGCACGGCCAAACTTGAATGGCTGGTCGAAGGTATCAATCACTTCGTCGGCCAGATCGCCGGCCATGACTCGGACACGTCCACACTCTCGCTGGTCGACGTAGACGCCGAAGTCGCCGGACAACTCTCCGCCGGCGACATCGTTGAAATCGATTGTCGGCGTGAAGCCCCGGTCCTGGCGACGCATCTGCTGACCGGCATTCCGATCGACGCACCGATGCCGCCGATGACCGCTCGCATCGGAACCACACGCGGCACCAACGCCTTGTTGACTCGGTCCGGGGCGGCGGCCGGACTGGTGGTCACCCATGGCTTCGGCGATGTGCTGCGGATCGGCGAACAAGACCGCCCGGAACTGTTCGACCTGGCCTTGGTCAAATCACCTCCGCTGGCCGAAAGCACGCTGGAGATCCGAGCCCGGATGGACGCCGACGGCCGGGAACGGATCGCGATCGATGAAGCCGAAATCGAATCCGGTCTGCAAATCCTGCGCGATGCCGGCGTCGAAACACTGTCGATCTGTCTGATGCACGCGCACATGAATCCCGCCCATGAGATCGCGGTGGAGCAGATCGCGCGGCGCGTCGGATTCGCCGAAATCAGCCGCAGCAGCGAAGTGGCACCGCTGATCAAGCTGGTTTCGCGCGCCGAAACCACCACGCTGGACGCCTATCTGAATCCGATCCTGTCGGCCTATGTGGGCCGCGTGCGACGCCAGTTCGGCGGCGAAACGTGCCAATTACAGCTGATGACCAGCGGCGGTAATCTGGTCGGGCACGATGAGTTCCGCGGCCGAGACAGTGTGCTTTCGGGGCCGGCCGGCGGTGTGGTGGGGCTGCGTCACGTCGCCCAGCAGCATCGCTGCGTCTTGGCGATCGGCTTGGACATGGGTGGGACCAGCACGGACGTCAGCCGTTTCGACGGACAGGTCGGGCGGCGCTACTCGACCCGCATCGCCGACCTGCGGGTGATGACACCGATGATGGACATTCACACGGTGGCCGCCGGCGGGGGATCAATCTGTGAATTCGTCGGCGGACGTCTGGTCGTCGGACCGACCAGCGCCGGCGCCGCTCCCGGACCGGCCTGCTACGGACGCGGCGGGCCATTGACGGTGACCGACGCCAACCTGCTGTTGGGCCGGCTGCGCGTCGATCGGTTTCCGTTCCCGCTGCTCCCAACGGCCTCACGACAGCGGATCGACCACGTCGCTTCGCGGATGCCGTCGCCACCGGAAAGTATTGAATCGCTGGCCGAAGGCTTCTTGGACATCGCGGTCACCCACATGGCCGAAGCGGTCCGCGCGATCACCACCGCTCGCGGGGTCGACGTCCGCGATCACGCCCTGGTCGGGTTCGGCGGTGCGGCAGCCCAACTGATCTGTCGCGTCGCCGATGCGTTGGGCATTCGGCAAGTCGTCGATCATCCCCGCGCCAGCGTGCTGAGCGCCGTGGGCATGGGCGTTGCATCAAGCGGACGGATCGAAACGGTCGGCATCTATCGCCGGCTTGATCAGGTCTCGGCAGAAGAATTCCAAGCGTCGGCTGACCAGTTGACCCGCCAAACGATCGACTTGCTTCGACAGGATCAACACGGAGCGGTGAGCACACGTTTGGAATGTGACTGTCGCTACGTCGGTACCGATTCTTCGATTCCGCTGGTCGTTGACGATTCGCCCCAGCCATTTTTGAAAGCGTTGGCCGAGCGGTTTCATCGCGGACATCAAAACCGCTTCGGCTACCGCCGCGACGGTCACGGCATCGAACTGGTCTCGCTGCGCTGTGAAGCGACCGGCGATGTCTCCCCGGCGGACGGGCCTTGGCTGGAGGGGGCTCGGCTGCTGGGGGCTCGTTTGGGCGACCGATCCGGTGGCCCTGAGACGACCGAGGTGTTTCACCGCGGTCGATGGCGCTCGTTCAATCTGCTCGATCGCGATCAACTGTCCGCCGGTGATTCGATTCCACCGGGCAGCATCGTCGTCAGTGACCAGTCCACCTTGATCGTCGAACCGAACTGGCAGGGTGTCGTTTGTGACGACGGAACGATCACGCTCTCGCCAGCCGCCTTGTCTGATGGCGCCGAAACGGCCAACGAGGAACTCGGCGGCAGCGACGAAGCGGTGCAGATGGAAATCGTCGCCCGCCGGTTGCAGAGCATCGCCGATGCGATGGGCGAAGTGTTGCGCCGCACGGCGGTCAGCGTGAACGTCAAAGAACGACTCGATTTCAGCTGTGCCGTGTTCCGCGGCGACGGGACGTTGATCGCCAACGCGCCGCACGTGCCCGTGCATTTAGGTGCGATGGGACACACCGTCCGCGCCATCGCCGACGCTTTTCCCGAAATGTCCCCCGGTGATTGCTACGTCTCCAACGATCCCTATGCCGGCGGGTCTCATTTGCCCGACGTCACCGTCGTGACACCGGTCTTTTGCGAAATGGAACGTGATTCCCAACCGTCGTTCTTTGTCGCCAGCCGCGCCCACCACGCCGAAATCGGCGGTAAGACTCCCGGATCGATGCCTCCGCTGGCCCATTCGCTGGCCGAAGAAGGGGTTTTGATTCGCGGATTCGCACTCGTTCGAAACGGCGTCTCCTATGAAGACGAACTCGGCCAACTGCTTTCCAGCGGTCCCTATCCCTCACGCAACGTGGGCGAGAATCTTGCGGATATTCACGCCCAGATCGCGGCGGGTCAGGAAGGCGCACGGTCACTCAAACAGATGTCTGCGGAGCTCTCGTTGCGTCATGTGCAAAACATGATGGATCGTTTGCTGGACGTCGCGGCAGAATCCGTCGTCCGTTGGATCGACAGCTTGCCGACGTCGGAAATGCACTTTAAAGACACGTTGGATGACGGGACGGTGATCGCGGTTCAGCTGATGCGCCAGGGCGATCGGTTGGTCATCGATTTTGAAGGCACCAGCGGTGTGCATCCCAATGGTTTCAACGCGACACCATCGATCGTCAGCTCTGCCGTGCTGTATGTGATGCGTTGTTTTTGCGATTCGAATCTTCCGCTGTGTGACGGTGCCTTGCGCCCGATCGATTTGAAATTGCCGCCCGGGCTATTGTCGCCGCCGCACTCGGCTGACCCTGCCACATGTCCAGCCGTCGTCGCGGGGAACGTAGAAACCAGCCAGAGGATCGTCGACGTGTTGCTCGGCGCAATCGGTTCGGCCGACCAGAACACGCCGGTGTTTCGATCCGTGGCGGCGAGCCAGGGGACGATGAACAACGTCCTGATCGGCGATGCGTCGTTTGGTTATTACGAAACGATCGGCGGTGGCAGCGGTGCAACGGTCTTCGGCCCCGGTGCCGACGGCGTGCACACGCACATGACCAACACCCGGATCACCGATCCGGAGGTGTTGGAGTCACGGCTGCCGATCCGATTGGTGGAGTTTTCGATCCGTCGCGGCAGCGGAGGAACCGGCAAGCATCGAGGCGGCGATGGGCTGGTCCGCGAGTTTGAGTTCCTGCGTCCACTGACCGTTTCGTTGATCACCAGTCGCCGAACGACCTCGCCCTACGGTGTGTTTGGTGGCGGGGCCGGATTGCCCGGTCGCAACCGATTGATCCCGGCCGGCAAGGCCGCGGTCGATCTGCCCTCCGCAGCGACGATCGAAGTCGGCCCGGGCGATCGTCTGCGGATCGAGACGCCCGGCGGAGGCGGCTGGGGTGATCCGAAACAGTCGCACGGCAACGCCGCAGGATGA
- a CDS encoding DUF6677 family protein — protein sequence MADSENVIQVDSQRIDLKNRSLAALLAWLLPGAGHFYQGRHTKGSLYLVCILTTWMLGFALGGGHVVYASWQPGDRRWHYILQAGVGAAALPALIQGNHMRKNTNKGITSKNYEPRWGGFMAPPHRPVIEDNTDEVSAWYATYGAGYEMGTWYTMIAGLLNILVIYDAYAGPLAVPISGRKKKDDDSDDDTDAPEAAATGDSATAGSVTTGETYQEANQ from the coding sequence ATGGCCGATAGCGAAAATGTGATCCAAGTCGACTCCCAACGCATCGACTTGAAGAACCGATCACTCGCGGCACTGCTCGCTTGGCTGCTTCCCGGTGCGGGGCACTTTTATCAGGGCCGGCACACCAAGGGCAGTCTGTACCTGGTCTGCATCCTGACGACCTGGATGCTTGGATTCGCGCTCGGCGGTGGGCACGTGGTCTATGCGTCCTGGCAACCCGGCGACCGACGCTGGCACTACATCTTGCAAGCCGGCGTGGGTGCGGCCGCGTTGCCGGCGCTGATCCAAGGCAACCACATGCGCAAGAATACGAACAAAGGGATCACGTCAAAGAATTACGAACCGCGTTGGGGCGGTTTCATGGCGCCGCCCCATCGACCCGTCATCGAAGACAACACGGACGAGGTTTCTGCGTGGTATGCGACCTACGGCGCCGGGTATGAAATGGGCACCTGGTACACCATGATCGCGGGGCTGCTCAACATCCTGGTGATCTACGATGCCTACGCCGGTCCATTGGCCGTACCGATCAGCGGACGGAAAAAGAAAGACGACGATTCTGACGACGACACCGATGCCCCCGAGGCGGCAGCAACCGGGGATTCAGCGACCGCCGGTTCAGTCACCACCGGCGAAACCTATCAGGAGGCAAACCAATGA
- a CDS encoding DUF1501 domain-containing protein — protein MNLKEVTRRQLFAACGIGLGKISLASLLAGDTAAASPIASGSASGSATSLNGGLHHRAKIKRVIYLFMAGAPSQLDLFDHKPKLVELEGKPIPPSVIAGQRYAFIQPGAAVLSPRFKFNRYGQSGAEIADPLPHLAEIADDVAFIRSVHTDQFNHAPAQIFVNTGSPIPGRPAMGSWLTYGLGSEADDLPGFVVLKSGGNLSGGAAMWNNGFLPGQHQGVPFRSSGDPILHVANPPGISRETQRATLDLLTDLNRRREASLAVDGINSRIESYEMAYRMQTRAPELMDFSGESDETLSMYGTKRDDAGSFAKNCLLARRLAERGVRFIQLYHSGWDHHSNVEGGLKSQCKATDQGCAALVKDLKQRGMLDETLVVWGGEFGRTPMVEASAALGRSLGRDHHPQAFTMWMAGGGVRAGQTIGKTDDLGFHPVEDAVHVHDIQATILHQLGIDHERLTFTFAGRPFRLTDVHGHVIEKLVG, from the coding sequence ATGAATTTGAAAGAAGTCACACGCCGACAATTGTTCGCCGCCTGTGGAATCGGGCTGGGCAAGATCTCGCTGGCATCGCTGCTGGCGGGCGACACCGCAGCCGCATCCCCCATCGCATCCGGCAGCGCATCCGGCAGTGCAACGTCGTTGAACGGCGGCTTGCATCATCGAGCGAAGATCAAGCGGGTGATTTACCTGTTCATGGCCGGTGCCCCCAGCCAATTGGACCTGTTCGACCACAAGCCCAAGCTGGTCGAACTGGAAGGAAAACCGATCCCGCCGTCGGTGATCGCCGGCCAGCGCTACGCGTTCATCCAACCGGGCGCGGCCGTCTTGTCGCCCCGTTTCAAGTTCAATCGCTATGGTCAGTCGGGGGCAGAGATCGCTGATCCGTTGCCGCATCTGGCGGAGATTGCCGATGACGTCGCGTTCATTCGCAGCGTTCACACCGACCAGTTCAATCACGCGCCGGCACAGATCTTCGTCAACACCGGCAGTCCGATCCCGGGACGGCCGGCGATGGGATCTTGGTTGACGTATGGCCTGGGCAGCGAGGCGGATGACCTGCCCGGTTTTGTGGTTCTGAAAAGCGGCGGCAACCTGTCCGGCGGCGCGGCGATGTGGAACAACGGATTCCTGCCCGGCCAGCACCAGGGCGTTCCATTTCGCAGCAGTGGAGACCCGATCTTGCACGTCGCCAACCCGCCGGGAATCAGCCGAGAAACCCAACGGGCGACGTTGGACCTGCTGACCGATCTGAACCGCCGCCGCGAAGCCTCACTCGCCGTCGATGGAATCAATTCCCGGATCGAGTCCTACGAGATGGCGTACCGGATGCAGACGCGGGCACCAGAACTGATGGATTTCTCTGGTGAATCGGACGAAACGCTTTCGATGTACGGCACCAAACGCGACGACGCCGGATCGTTCGCCAAGAACTGCTTGCTTGCGCGACGACTGGCCGAGCGGGGTGTTCGCTTTATCCAGCTGTACCACAGCGGTTGGGACCACCACAGCAACGTCGAAGGCGGGTTGAAGTCCCAGTGCAAAGCCACCGACCAAGGCTGCGCGGCGCTCGTGAAAGACCTCAAGCAACGTGGGATGCTCGACGAAACGTTGGTGGTCTGGGGCGGCGAGTTCGGCCGCACGCCGATGGTGGAAGCCAGCGCGGCGCTGGGGCGTTCACTCGGCCGCGATCATCACCCCCAAGCCTTCACGATGTGGATGGCCGGTGGCGGCGTGCGCGCCGGGCAAACGATCGGCAAGACAGACGACCTGGGGTTCCACCCCGTCGAGGATGCCGTGCACGTCCACGACATCCAGGCGACGATTCTGCACCAATTGGGCATCGATCACGAACGATTGACGTTCACCTTCGCCGGCCGACCGTTCCGATTGACCGACGTGCATGGCCACGTGATCGAGAAGCTGGTCGGGTAG
- the trkA gene encoding Trk system potassium transporter TrkA, translating into MRVLTLGAGTVGHWIADMLCRRRHDVTVIDIDPERVRQINSELDVRAIQGSASQSTILFQADVCSADICLAVTGDDEANVVAASMAKALGARRALARVYAPAFRDASTFDYQSHFGIDALLSLEQLSAFELARAIRNPDAIPLEHFARGHLEVYETEVEAKSQATDQRLRDLKMPGSVRIGSIERDGDLWLASGEDELQVGDRVSLIGMPSDVNKSRALFAASTKRSKRRSVLIAGGGEIGFHIARALPSSDYRITLLEFDEDRCEQLAKLLPNCTVVHANANRRSVLEDEGGGSADYFVACTGSDESNIMACVEARELGSRRVMAVVGRPDYANVVGKLGIDHVVSERDVGARQILGFLNQGAVISQSRLPNGKIAVYELEIVEGARVTEGTLADLPLAGRCLITAIQRDSYIRMPTASDQLKPGDIVVALVDQQHITDCLALFNR; encoded by the coding sequence GTGCGAGTATTGACGTTGGGTGCGGGAACGGTCGGACACTGGATCGCCGACATGCTGTGTCGCCGCCGGCATGACGTGACGGTCATCGACATCGATCCAGAGCGTGTCCGTCAGATCAACAGCGAATTGGACGTCCGAGCGATCCAGGGCAGTGCGTCGCAAAGCACGATTCTGTTCCAAGCCGACGTTTGCAGCGCCGACATCTGCTTGGCCGTGACCGGGGACGACGAAGCCAACGTGGTTGCCGCCAGCATGGCCAAAGCCCTCGGCGCGCGTCGCGCTCTGGCCCGCGTCTACGCTCCGGCGTTCCGTGACGCGAGTACGTTTGATTACCAAAGCCATTTCGGGATCGACGCGCTGCTTAGCCTGGAACAGCTAAGCGCGTTCGAATTGGCCCGTGCGATCCGCAATCCCGATGCGATCCCGCTGGAACACTTTGCCCGCGGGCATCTGGAAGTCTATGAAACGGAAGTCGAAGCGAAATCGCAAGCGACCGATCAGCGACTGCGCGACTTGAAAATGCCCGGATCGGTTCGAATCGGATCGATCGAACGTGACGGCGACCTGTGGTTGGCCAGCGGCGAAGATGAATTGCAAGTCGGCGACCGCGTCAGTCTGATCGGCATGCCGTCGGACGTGAACAAGAGCCGGGCGTTGTTCGCCGCGTCAACCAAACGCAGCAAACGGCGCAGCGTGCTGATCGCCGGGGGCGGTGAAATCGGGTTCCACATCGCACGGGCGCTGCCCAGCAGTGATTACCGCATCACCTTGCTGGAGTTCGACGAAGATCGTTGCGAACAGCTTGCCAAACTGTTGCCCAACTGCACCGTCGTGCACGCCAACGCCAATCGACGTAGCGTGCTGGAAGACGAAGGCGGGGGTTCGGCAGACTATTTCGTCGCCTGCACCGGCAGCGACGAAAGCAACATCATGGCCTGTGTCGAGGCCCGCGAACTGGGATCACGACGCGTGATGGCGGTGGTCGGACGTCCCGATTACGCCAACGTGGTCGGCAAGCTGGGGATCGATCACGTCGTCAGCGAACGCGACGTCGGGGCACGTCAAATCCTCGGGTTTCTCAACCAGGGTGCCGTGATCAGCCAGAGCCGATTGCCCAACGGCAAGATCGCGGTCTATGAGTTGGAAATCGTCGAAGGGGCTCGCGTGACCGAAGGCACCCTCGCCGATTTGCCGCTGGCCGGACGCTGTCTGATCACCGCGATCCAGCGTGACAGCTATATCCGCATGCCGACCGCCAGCGATCAATTGAAACCCGGTGACATCGTCGTCGCACTGGTCGACCAGCAACACATCACCGACTGCCTGGCCCTGTTTAACCGCTGA